The following proteins are encoded in a genomic region of Colletotrichum higginsianum IMI 349063 chromosome 9, whole genome shotgun sequence:
- a CDS encoding Lactose permease, translated as MADPTKQASTLADEKRDLYNNHVTEDAPPDVVAAVAAHEIAHEVEDGNYSPWTKSMWHLYGVLFVAYCCGALNGYDGSLMGSLNGMKSYQRTFNMKTSGSSTGIVFMMYNVGSVCAIGFTGPVNDLLGRRWGMFTGAVLIIVGTCVQATSNIVPQFLGGRFLLGFGVSFCCVSAPTYVSELAHPKWRGTLTGLYNCMWPVGAFIAGFVAYGSSFIPGDGGWRVPVWCQLATSGIVLIFVFFLPESPRWLVANDRHEEAAKILTALHGEKDPDHPIVQLQMKEMLAQISSEASDKRWWDYRELWNTHSARRRLICVLGMAIMGQASGNSLSSYYLVTMMNTAGIEEEKKVLALNAVNSILGLFGSLIGARLTDRIGRRPLLIYSILFCSATFAVMTGTSKMAVDDKTNTNAANATIAFVFLFGVIFSLGWTAQQSMYIAETLSTSTRAKGTAVGNFASSAISLVLAYSSGPAFEKIGYYFYLVFVFWDILEAVFIYFYFPETNHRTLEELEEVFSAPNPVKKSLEPRNASTVLDTMKIHNEKFVEA; from the exons ATGGCCGACCCTACCAAGCAGGCCTCCacgctcgccgacgagaaaAGAGACCTCTACAACAACCATGTCACGGAAGACGCGCCCCCCGACGTGGTGGCGGCCGTTGCCGCCCACGAGATCGCccacgaggtcgaggacggcaatTACTCGCCGTGGACAAAGTCCATGTGGCATCTCTACGGAGTCCTCTTCGTTGCGTACTGCTGTGGTGCGCTCAACGGCTAT GACGGATCTCTCATGGGCTCGCTCAACGGAATGAAATCGTACCAGCGGACGTTCAACAT GAAAACCTCGGGCTCATCGACTGGTATAGTGTTCATGAT GTACAACGTGGGATCAGTTTGCGCCATCGGCTTCACGGGACCCGTCAACGACCTTCTCGGTCGTCGTTGGGGAATGTTCACTGGCGCCGTCTTGATCATC GTGGGCACTTGTGTCCA GGCTACGAGCAATATCGTTCCCCAGTTCCTGGGAGGACGCTTTCTTCTGGGATTCGGGGTTTCCTTCTGCTGTGTTTCTGCGCCTACATACGTGAGCGAGTTGGCGCACCCCAAG TGGAGAGGAACCCTCACTGGACTTTACAACTGCATGTG GCCCGTTGGTGCCTTCATCGCGGGATTCGTTGCCTATGGCTCCTCCTTTatccccggcgacggcggctggcGTGTTCCCGTCTGGTGCCAACTT GCGACTTCTGGAATCGTTTTGATCTTCGTCTTTTTCCTGCCCGAGAGT CCCCGATGGCTCGTCGCCAACGACAGAcacgaggaggccgccaagaTCCTGACGGCCTTGCACGGGGAGAAGGACCCTGACCACCCCATCGTGCAACTGCAGATGAAGGAGATGCTGGCCCAGATCTCCAGCGAGGCCAGCGACAAGAGGTGGTGGGACTACCGCGAGTTGTGGAACACCCACTCAGCCCGTAGAAGACTCATCTGCGTCCTGGGCATGGCCATCATGGGACAG GCCTCCGGTAACTCGCTGTCGAGCTACTACCTCGTCACCATGATGAACACTGCCGGTatcgaggaagagaagaaggtcCTGGCcctcaacgccgtcaacagcatcctcggcctctttGGCAGCCTCATCGGCGCCCGCCTGACGGATCGCATCGGCCGCCGGCCCCTCCTGATCTACAGCATCCTCTTCTGCTCCGCCACCTTCGCCGTCATGACCGGCACGTCCAAGATGGCGGTCGACGACAAgaccaacaccaacgccgccaacgccactatcgccttcgtcttcctcttcggtGTCATCTTCTCCCTCGGCTGGACCGCGCAGCAGAGCATGTACATCGCCGAGACGCTGAGCACCTCCACCCGCGCCAAAggcaccgccgtcggcaactttgcctcgtcggccatctCGCTGGTCCTCGCTTACAGCTCCGGTCCCGCCTTTGAGAAAATTGGCTACTACTTTTACTTGGTCTTCGTCTTCTG GGATATCCTGGAGGCTGTGTTCATATACTTCTATTTCCCCGAGACCAACCACCGTActctcgaggagctggaggaggtcTTCTCTGCGCCAAACCCTGTCAAGAAGAGCTTGGAGCCTCGAAACGCGTCGACTGTGTTGGATACTATGAAAATTCACAATGAGAAGTTCGTGGAGGCTTAG